A window of the Armatimonadota bacterium genome harbors these coding sequences:
- a CDS encoding trypsin-like peptidase domain-containing protein → MSVAQKYTRVARFIAPPVLIALGAVAVMALRASPTAAALNDPPVIPSQQVLGIQQNFEQVAERLRPSIVLIKSIHVLGGGGQRSRIVPGAWQGQGQNPFQFFFGNPGNGQNPFGNGPNPFGNAPGQAFPFSQSPYPQTETASGSGVIVRPDGYILTNDHVVANASSVSVQLQDGRVFPGKVYRDFQSDLALVKINADNLPAATLGDSKGVKIGQWAIAFGNPFGLSDTMTVGVISSVHRDATIGDNQSARYYPSLLQTDASINPGNSGGALVDVFGRVIGINVAIESPSGGNVGIGFAIPVNTARYVMDQLIDHGVVQRGFLGLTPVALTPSDKSLYGVQAGALVTSVEDGTPAARAGVQVQDVVTQFNGTPVNSELELRNLVARTTPGTDVSVVVVRNHNPVHLNAVVGKAPVQASNTTTPLAPTNPSTRPAALGVQVGSASDPSIRQQFKLPADIQSGAVVVSVTSGSPAELAGIQAGEVITSINGRAVSGASSVPAITRQLSPGSTVRLVVRGRFSDTGQWATMLVPVHLD, encoded by the coding sequence ATGTCAGTAGCACAGAAGTACACGCGAGTAGCACGTTTCATTGCGCCGCCGGTGCTTATCGCGCTTGGCGCCGTTGCGGTTATGGCCCTGAGGGCCAGCCCCACGGCCGCTGCGTTGAACGATCCGCCGGTGATTCCGTCGCAGCAGGTCCTGGGTATCCAGCAGAACTTTGAGCAAGTAGCCGAGCGCCTTCGGCCATCTATCGTTTTGATCAAGAGCATTCACGTGCTTGGCGGCGGCGGGCAGCGAAGCCGCATCGTGCCCGGAGCGTGGCAGGGCCAGGGACAGAACCCATTTCAGTTCTTCTTTGGGAACCCCGGCAATGGGCAGAACCCGTTTGGCAACGGGCCGAATCCCTTCGGCAACGCGCCCGGCCAGGCGTTTCCGTTCAGCCAAAGCCCCTATCCGCAAACCGAAACGGCCAGCGGCTCGGGCGTTATCGTTCGCCCTGATGGCTACATCCTGACCAACGATCATGTAGTGGCAAACGCCAGCAGCGTTTCGGTACAGCTTCAGGACGGCCGCGTCTTTCCTGGCAAGGTGTATCGCGACTTTCAAAGCGACCTTGCCCTGGTAAAGATCAATGCAGACAATCTGCCGGCTGCAACGCTCGGCGATTCCAAGGGCGTAAAGATCGGCCAGTGGGCAATAGCCTTCGGTAACCCGTTTGGCCTCAGCGATACGATGACGGTCGGCGTCATTTCGTCGGTCCATCGCGATGCGACCATCGGCGACAATCAGTCGGCGCGCTACTACCCCAGCCTGCTTCAGACCGACGCCAGCATCAACCCCGGCAACTCCGGCGGAGCGCTGGTTGATGTGTTCGGCCGGGTTATCGGGATCAATGTGGCGATCGAGTCTCCATCCGGCGGGAACGTCGGTATCGGATTCGCAATACCGGTCAACACGGCGCGGTACGTTATGGATCAACTGATTGATCATGGCGTCGTCCAGCGTGGTTTTCTTGGGCTGACGCCGGTGGCGCTGACGCCTTCGGACAAGTCGCTGTACGGCGTACAGGCGGGTGCGCTGGTAACCTCCGTGGAAGATGGTACGCCGGCCGCGCGCGCCGGAGTGCAGGTACAGGATGTGGTCACCCAGTTCAACGGCACTCCGGTCAATTCGGAACTGGAGTTAAGGAACCTGGTCGCCCGCACCACGCCGGGCACGGACGTCAGCGTGGTGGTGGTACGGAACCACAATCCCGTTCATCTGAACGCGGTTGTCGGCAAGGCGCCGGTGCAGGCGTCGAACACCACGACGCCGTTGGCGCCCACGAATCCATCGACCCGACCAGCCGCTCTTGGCGTGCAGGTGGGCAGTGCCAGCGATCCTTCGATCCGCCAGCAGTTCAAGCTGCCTGCCGACATACAGTCGGGCGCGGTGGTGGTGTCGGTGACGTCCGGCAGCCCCGCGGAACTCGCAGGCATCCAGGCTGGTGAGGTGATAACCTCCATCAACGGTCGGGCCGTTTCCGGCGCTTCCAGCGTGCCCGCGATTACCCGGCAGTTGAGTCCCGGCTCGACGGTAAGGCTGGTGGTACGGGGCAGATTCAGCGATACCGGCCAGTGGGCCACGATGCTGGTACCTGTCCATCTCGACTGA
- a CDS encoding transcription elongation factor GreA, producing the protein MTGDGVVVITPQAYRRLEERLEFLRSVERKEIATRIHESLLSDDVSENTEYATAKTEQALVESEIMEIRRLLQLAQVLNDDDIPVDVAGIGSVITVTNLDDGDNWTFTLVGSVEANPDEDLISDESPIGLSMVGHKPGDEIVANVPAGVVRYRIDSIRK; encoded by the coding sequence ATGACTGGCGACGGTGTTGTGGTCATAACTCCGCAGGCTTACCGCCGATTGGAGGAGCGGCTGGAGTTTCTGCGCAGTGTTGAGCGCAAGGAGATTGCCACGCGAATCCACGAATCTTTGCTGTCCGACGATGTCTCCGAAAACACCGAGTACGCGACCGCCAAAACGGAGCAGGCTCTCGTTGAGAGTGAGATCATGGAGATCCGGCGCCTGCTGCAGCTGGCGCAGGTGCTCAACGATGACGACATTCCGGTGGACGTCGCAGGTATCGGCTCGGTGATCACCGTTACCAATCTGGACGATGGCGACAACTGGACGTTTACGCTGGTTGGCTCTGTTGAGGCCAATCCCGACGAGGACCTGATCTCGGATGAGTCGCCGATTGGCCTCTCTATGGTCGGGCACAAGCCGGGTGACGAGATTGTAGCCAACGTACCGGCGGGCGTGGTCCGCTACCGGATCGATTCCATTAGAAAGTAA
- the trpB gene encoding tryptophan synthase subunit beta, translated as MSQTTGIVDAPGHFGRFGGRYVPETLIPALDELEAEYARACADEAFTARVDLALRDFVGRPTPLYLAERISESTGLRVYLKREDLCHTGAHKINNTVGQIHLALRMGKPRIIAETGAGQHGVATATVCARYGLECCVYMGEEDIRRQALNVARMRLLGAEVVKVSSGTRTLKDATNEAIRDWVTNVRTTHYIIGSVVGPHPYPAIVRDFQSVIGREARSQILERDGTLPAAVVACVGGGSNAMGIFSAFVADRNVRLFGVEAAGEGVDTPHHCATLGRGLPGVLHGSLSYLLQDADGQVTETHSISAGLDYPGVGPQHAFLKESGRVDYGSCTDKDALQALQTLARLEGIIPALESAHALAYLHELGDRLPAGATVIVNLSGRGDKDMETVVRELQLV; from the coding sequence ATGAGCCAAACCACTGGGATTGTCGACGCACCGGGCCACTTCGGTCGCTTTGGCGGCAGGTATGTGCCGGAGACCTTGATCCCTGCGCTCGACGAGTTGGAGGCAGAATACGCGCGCGCCTGCGCCGACGAGGCGTTCACAGCCCGCGTCGACCTCGCCCTGCGCGATTTTGTTGGGCGTCCTACGCCGCTGTACCTGGCTGAACGCATTTCGGAAAGCACCGGACTGCGCGTCTACCTCAAGCGCGAGGACCTGTGCCATACCGGTGCGCACAAGATCAACAACACAGTCGGGCAGATCCACCTGGCGCTGCGGATGGGCAAGCCGCGCATCATAGCGGAAACCGGCGCCGGACAGCATGGTGTGGCCACGGCTACCGTCTGCGCTCGCTACGGGCTGGAGTGCTGCGTCTATATGGGCGAGGAAGATATCCGCCGCCAGGCGCTCAATGTTGCCCGCATGCGGCTTCTCGGCGCCGAGGTGGTCAAGGTTTCCAGTGGCACGCGAACGCTCAAAGATGCCACCAACGAAGCCATTCGTGACTGGGTAACCAACGTACGGACTACACACTACATAATCGGCAGCGTCGTCGGGCCGCATCCGTACCCCGCCATCGTGCGCGACTTTCAGAGCGTGATCGGACGGGAGGCCAGGAGTCAGATACTGGAGCGCGATGGCACTCTTCCGGCCGCCGTGGTCGCCTGCGTTGGAGGTGGATCCAACGCGATGGGCATCTTCTCGGCCTTCGTGGCCGATCGTAATGTCCGCCTCTTCGGCGTCGAAGCTGCCGGCGAAGGAGTGGATACGCCGCATCACTGCGCCACTCTGGGTCGTGGATTGCCGGGCGTGCTTCACGGATCGCTAAGCTACCTGCTGCAGGATGCCGACGGCCAGGTGACGGAAACGCACTCAATCTCCGCCGGGTTGGACTATCCCGGTGTTGGGCCGCAGCACGCGTTCCTCAAGGAGAGCGGCCGGGTAGATTACGGCTCGTGCACCGACAAGGATGCGCTGCAGGCATTGCAAACGCTTGCCCGGCTGGAGGGCATCATCCCCGCCCTGGAATCGGCGCACGCACTCGCATATCTCCACGAATTGGGCGACCGGCTGCCGGCCGGAGCCACGGTTATCGTGAACCTCTCGGGCCGTGGTGACAAGGATATGGAGACCGTAGTCCGGGAACTTCAGCTTGTGTGA
- a CDS encoding MFS transporter — MCDAEAKEAETASGRRHKRDWALFYGLNVAFAFGFAVYAGVFLNFMRDVLHAGPQQLGNLESLREIPGLLAAVMAGTLVALAETRIASLGLFVMAIGIGFSGSVPSYDKLILVTVFWSVGFHLWSSVAPAITLALAKGLQGGYHLGRISGISNLATLGALGASFSLSRLLPHHDYLPYFVIGGVSIGVASLLCSRLSTDAHGAPRSRLVLRKKYGLYYLLIFLEGCRRQIFGIFATFALIMVYKQPLAAMLVVQFANSLLIAFTAPLIGRLTDRIGERRPLTFYSIALIIVFFGYTHFQVVGALYALYLVDNILFGFGVGYTTYLHRIAEPSELTPCLAMGTTMNHIAAVTVPAGGAWLWAHYGNYKLPFYVGITIAFVALVATQFLPARANSVKA; from the coding sequence TTGTGTGATGCGGAGGCGAAAGAGGCGGAAACCGCGTCCGGCAGGCGACACAAACGCGATTGGGCGCTGTTCTACGGCCTGAACGTCGCCTTTGCCTTTGGTTTCGCGGTCTATGCCGGCGTGTTTCTGAACTTCATGCGCGATGTTCTCCACGCGGGCCCGCAGCAGCTTGGCAACCTGGAGTCGCTGCGGGAAATCCCCGGGCTTCTTGCGGCCGTAATGGCGGGCACGCTGGTGGCGCTCGCGGAAACGCGCATTGCCTCGCTCGGGCTGTTCGTAATGGCCATTGGAATCGGATTCTCGGGCTCCGTGCCCTCGTATGACAAGCTCATCCTCGTCACGGTATTCTGGTCGGTGGGCTTTCACCTCTGGTCCTCGGTGGCGCCGGCAATTACGCTCGCGCTGGCAAAGGGCCTGCAGGGTGGCTATCACCTCGGGCGCATTTCGGGTATCTCCAATCTGGCGACGCTGGGCGCGCTCGGCGCATCGTTCAGCCTGTCGCGCCTTCTGCCCCACCATGATTATCTGCCGTACTTTGTCATCGGCGGCGTTTCCATTGGCGTCGCTTCGCTCCTTTGTTCGCGTCTTTCCACCGATGCGCACGGCGCGCCGCGATCGCGCCTGGTCCTTCGCAAAAAGTACGGTCTCTACTACCTGTTGATATTTCTGGAGGGGTGTCGCCGCCAGATATTTGGCATATTCGCCACATTCGCGCTTATCATGGTGTACAAGCAGCCCCTGGCGGCCATGCTGGTAGTTCAGTTTGCCAACAGCCTGCTCATTGCGTTCACGGCGCCGCTCATCGGCCGGCTTACCGATCGAATTGGCGAGCGTCGCCCGCTGACGTTCTACTCCATCGCCCTGATCATCGTGTTCTTCGGGTACACGCACTTCCAGGTGGTCGGGGCGCTTTACGCGCTCTACCTTGTGGATAACATCCTCTTCGGTTTCGGCGTGGGATACACAACCTATCTCCACCGTATCGCGGAGCCATCGGAATTGACGCCATGTCTGGCAATGGGCACCACAATGAACCACATCGCAGCGGTGACGGTGCCTGCCGGCGGGGCGTGGTTGTGGGCCCACTACGGTAACTACAAGCTGCCGTTCTACGTAGGAATTACTATCGCATTTGTAGCGCTAGTTGCTACACAGTTTCTGCCGGCCCGAGCCAATTCCGTCAAGGCTTAG
- a CDS encoding EamA family transporter, with protein sequence MTPAKARVLLIMLVAVLAVSCGEALLAKGMKQTAGASGAAAIRAAAANPRVICGVCLMAVYFALYMLALRWADLSFVLPITALSYLLGAILARLYLHEHVTAVRWIGAIVITIGVIIVGLGDAGPHAAP encoded by the coding sequence GTGACACCGGCCAAAGCCCGGGTCCTGCTGATCATGCTTGTTGCCGTACTGGCGGTCTCGTGTGGCGAGGCTCTACTTGCCAAAGGCATGAAGCAGACCGCAGGCGCGTCCGGCGCTGCCGCCATACGCGCCGCCGCTGCCAATCCGCGCGTAATATGCGGCGTGTGCCTCATGGCGGTCTACTTCGCGCTGTATATGCTGGCGCTGCGCTGGGCCGATCTTAGCTTTGTACTGCCCATCACCGCGCTTTCGTACCTGCTTGGCGCCATTCTGGCCAGGCTCTACCTGCACGAACACGTGACTGCCGTCCGCTGGATCGGCGCGATTGTGATTACCATCGGCGTAATCATCGTCGGGCTCGGCGACGCGGGTCCGCACGCTGCTCCCTGA
- the pqqD gene encoding pyrroloquinoline quinone biosynthesis peptide chaperone PqqD: MTAALKPRWALAVGTRLHEDRLTGRPVLLYPESALWLNRSAASICALLDGTRTSDDIARELSRTFNRPVDTIAADVEVCISRLRDKGLVTVR; this comes from the coding sequence ATGACCGCAGCGCTGAAACCACGATGGGCACTGGCCGTGGGCACACGCCTCCATGAGGACCGCCTGACCGGCAGGCCGGTTCTGCTGTATCCGGAGAGCGCACTCTGGCTGAATCGGTCAGCGGCCAGCATCTGCGCGCTGCTGGACGGCACTCGGACCTCCGACGACATTGCGCGTGAACTCAGCCGCACGTTCAACCGGCCCGTTGACACAATTGCCGCCGACGTGGAGGTTTGCATCAGCAGATTGCGTGACAAAGGTCTGGTGACGGTGAGGTGA
- a CDS encoding DUF190 domain-containing protein, whose protein sequence is MKIAGEATMLRVYVGQDDHWHGRSLHQAILERARQEGLAGATVSIGIAGFGANSRIHTASILRLSEDLPVVIELVDSDEKISAFVPVLDEMVTEGLITRQPCSVVKYTHSRAGSV, encoded by the coding sequence ATGAAAATAGCAGGCGAGGCGACGATGCTGCGCGTCTATGTGGGCCAGGATGATCACTGGCACGGACGGTCGCTTCATCAAGCGATCCTTGAGCGAGCCCGTCAGGAAGGGTTGGCGGGGGCAACGGTCTCGATTGGCATTGCCGGCTTCGGGGCTAACAGCCGTATCCACACGGCATCCATTCTGCGGCTTTCAGAGGACCTGCCGGTCGTGATTGAGCTGGTGGACAGCGACGAGAAGATCAGCGCGTTCGTGCCGGTGCTGGACGAGATGGTCACCGAAGGGCTGATCACGCGGCAGCCGTGCTCGGTTGTGAAGTACACCCACAGCCGTGCGGGCAGCGTCTGA
- the lysS gene encoding lysine--tRNA ligase: MSEETETYVARLAKLKELNAKGRDPFAIERFDRSHKAAEVACEVAFSSLDGTHVTVAGRVVARRKMGKASFCNIEDQSGRIQLYVRGDELGDAAYQLFLDMDLGDIVGAVGSVFRTNSGEISIRASEITLLAKALRSPPTGKVDDQGLVHGALADVEDRYRRRYLDFLANPAARDLVRRRSVAISTIRRWLDDHQFIEIETPVLQNVAGGALARPFVTHHNALDLDLKLRISLELYLKRLIIGGFERVYEIGRVFRNEGVSPRHSPEFSLMELYQAYANLEEIMELVEEMYIAVATAVNGSPMIACADGAIDLAQRPWRRLAMNDGIAEFAGIRPEELASLEQAKAACRRVGAPLDLAAETTLGGLIEKLHEVYTQPHLLQPTFIVDFPVETSPLAKRSARNPAVARRFELYIASQELGNAFSELNDPVDQRQRFEEQVRQNEAGNAEAHPMDTDFLEAMEYGMPPTGGLGIGIDRLVMVLTNTASIRDVIPFPLLRPR, from the coding sequence ATGTCTGAAGAGACCGAAACGTATGTGGCGCGCCTCGCCAAACTAAAGGAGCTGAACGCGAAAGGGCGCGATCCTTTTGCGATCGAGCGCTTTGATCGCAGCCACAAGGCAGCCGAGGTTGCGTGCGAAGTGGCATTCAGCAGCCTCGACGGCACCCACGTAACCGTGGCCGGGCGTGTTGTCGCTCGCCGCAAAATGGGTAAGGCCTCATTCTGTAACATTGAGGATCAATCCGGCCGAATTCAGCTCTACGTGCGCGGCGACGAATTGGGGGATGCCGCCTACCAGCTGTTCCTCGACATGGATCTGGGTGACATCGTAGGGGCCGTCGGATCGGTTTTCCGGACCAACTCCGGCGAGATATCGATCCGAGCGTCCGAAATCACGCTTTTGGCCAAGGCGCTGCGGTCGCCACCGACGGGAAAGGTTGACGATCAGGGCCTGGTCCATGGCGCACTGGCCGATGTGGAAGACCGGTATCGCCGGCGCTACCTCGATTTTCTGGCGAATCCGGCAGCTCGCGATCTGGTTCGCCGGCGCAGTGTCGCCATTTCAACCATCCGGCGCTGGCTGGATGACCACCAGTTTATTGAAATTGAAACGCCGGTTCTTCAGAACGTGGCGGGTGGGGCATTGGCGCGGCCGTTTGTCACACACCACAACGCGCTGGACCTCGACCTGAAGCTGCGCATCTCGCTGGAGCTCTACCTGAAGCGTCTCATAATTGGCGGCTTCGAGCGCGTGTACGAAATTGGCAGGGTGTTTCGGAACGAGGGCGTCTCACCACGGCATTCGCCGGAATTCAGTCTGATGGAGCTCTATCAGGCCTACGCAAACCTGGAAGAGATCATGGAGCTGGTGGAGGAGATGTACATTGCCGTGGCCACGGCGGTAAACGGCTCACCCATGATCGCGTGCGCCGATGGCGCGATCGACCTGGCGCAGCGACCGTGGCGGCGGCTGGCCATGAACGATGGCATCGCCGAGTTTGCCGGAATACGGCCGGAGGAGTTGGCAAGCCTGGAGCAGGCGAAAGCTGCGTGCCGTCGCGTCGGCGCGCCACTGGACCTGGCGGCTGAAACGACGCTCGGCGGACTTATTGAAAAGCTGCACGAGGTCTATACGCAGCCACACCTGCTGCAGCCAACGTTCATCGTCGATTTCCCCGTGGAAACCTCGCCGCTTGCCAAACGCAGCGCCAGGAATCCGGCGGTGGCGCGCCGGTTTGAGCTCTATATCGCCTCGCAGGAACTCGGCAACGCCTTCAGTGAACTGAACGACCCTGTGGATCAGCGTCAGCGTTTCGAGGAGCAGGTGCGGCAGAATGAGGCCGGTAATGCGGAAGCGCATCCCATGGATACCGACTTCCTAGAGGCGATGGAGTATGGAATGCCGCCCACCGGGGGGCTGGGAATCGGTATTGACCGGCTGGTTATGGTGCTGACGAATACAGCCTCAATCCGTGATGTGATACCGTTTCCTCTGCTTCGTCCGCGATAG
- the pqqC gene encoding pyrroloquinoline-quinone synthase PqqC, with protein MTTEPQAGVGSLTERLRKVGESRYHHLHPFHQQMNAGMLSPEQIRGWIANRFYYQQSIPLKDAAIISNCPIREVRRMWLHRITDHDGTAPGEGGIEAWLRLAEAAGIGRDTEELHQRLLPGVRFAVDAYVQFARTEPWPIAVASSLTELFAPDLMAERIAAFERYYTWLPTWGLDYFRSRVTLARGDSDEGLRLTLQYCTTAEMENAAVQALNFKCDVLWQMLDAMMLAYGPVPGSGNP; from the coding sequence TTGACGACGGAACCACAAGCGGGAGTCGGTAGCCTCACCGAACGGCTGCGCAAGGTTGGCGAGAGCCGGTACCACCACCTGCACCCGTTTCACCAGCAGATGAATGCCGGCATGTTGAGTCCCGAACAGATTCGGGGATGGATTGCCAACCGGTTCTATTACCAGCAGAGCATTCCTCTGAAAGACGCAGCCATCATCTCCAACTGCCCGATCCGGGAAGTGCGCCGGATGTGGCTGCACCGGATTACCGATCATGACGGTACGGCTCCCGGTGAAGGCGGCATCGAAGCCTGGCTGCGCCTTGCCGAGGCTGCCGGCATTGGGCGTGACACAGAAGAGCTGCACCAGCGCCTCCTGCCCGGCGTGCGCTTTGCCGTGGACGCTTATGTTCAGTTTGCGCGGACTGAGCCGTGGCCAATCGCGGTGGCCTCCTCGCTCACCGAGCTGTTCGCTCCAGACCTGATGGCGGAGCGGATCGCGGCCTTTGAGCGCTACTATACGTGGCTGCCGACGTGGGGCCTGGACTACTTTCGCTCGCGCGTTACACTAGCCCGCGGCGACTCCGACGAGGGTCTTCGGCTGACGCTGCAGTACTGCACCACCGCCGAGATGGAAAACGCCGCCGTCCAGGCACTGAACTTCAAGTGCGACGTACTCTGGCAGATGCTGGATGCCATGATGCTTGCATACGGACCGGTACCAGGCAGTGGCAACCCATGA
- a CDS encoding glycosyltransferase, with the protein MHVVHQAVVWLLTLCLAAFAGYQLALVAAARDWLRSRLASAPENKLPGITILKPVAGADPHLADNIRSFCRQRYPVDRFQLLIRSSSVDDPALEIAREVGREFPEHNVQVLDARLPQPDGLNRKVCNLVAMLPNASHPFILLSDSDMRVGPDYLRAITAPFVVNGGKGAKIGMVTAPYRGTHPESLAAVFEALAIGADFLPGAFVSRRMEGVKFAFGSTIVLPAALLQECGGLEPLRNELADDYLLAQAVLSSGHAVVLSTEMVDDVLGAPGWRESLGRRLRWMRTVRACRPAGHLGSVVTHGWVVALTLLAVTGASPFGLWAVAFTLALRLSAAELVGRCTQDLCVRRFKWWLPVADVVTFAIFVASVAGRTITWRGVRLRIGRGGRLIRTGNP; encoded by the coding sequence ATGCATGTGGTGCACCAGGCCGTGGTGTGGCTGCTCACGTTGTGTCTGGCTGCGTTTGCCGGTTACCAGTTGGCCCTCGTTGCGGCTGCGCGCGATTGGCTCCGGTCCAGGTTGGCTTCTGCGCCGGAAAACAAGCTGCCCGGCATAACGATCCTGAAGCCCGTGGCCGGTGCGGACCCGCACCTTGCCGACAATATCCGCTCGTTTTGTCGGCAGCGCTATCCCGTCGACAGATTTCAGCTTCTGATCCGATCCTCCAGTGTTGATGATCCGGCGCTGGAGATCGCGCGCGAGGTTGGGCGCGAGTTTCCCGAGCACAATGTGCAGGTGCTGGACGCCAGGTTGCCGCAGCCCGATGGTCTCAACCGCAAGGTGTGCAACCTTGTGGCGATGCTACCCAACGCCAGCCACCCATTTATTCTCCTCTCCGACAGTGACATGCGTGTCGGCCCCGATTACCTCCGTGCGATCACGGCGCCATTCGTGGTCAATGGGGGCAAAGGGGCGAAGATCGGCATGGTCACCGCTCCGTATCGCGGCACCCATCCGGAGTCTCTCGCAGCCGTCTTCGAAGCGCTCGCCATTGGCGCCGACTTTCTTCCCGGCGCGTTCGTCAGTCGCAGGATGGAGGGCGTGAAGTTTGCCTTTGGTTCAACCATCGTGCTGCCCGCTGCCCTGCTTCAGGAGTGCGGCGGACTCGAGCCACTGCGCAATGAACTGGCTGACGACTATCTGCTGGCCCAGGCGGTTTTGTCGTCCGGGCATGCCGTGGTGCTCAGTACGGAGATGGTGGATGACGTACTTGGCGCACCCGGCTGGCGAGAATCGCTGGGGCGGCGGTTGCGCTGGATGCGAACCGTGAGGGCTTGTCGGCCGGCCGGCCACCTCGGCTCAGTTGTGACGCATGGATGGGTTGTGGCCCTTACGCTTCTGGCCGTCACCGGCGCCAGTCCATTCGGCTTGTGGGCCGTGGCTTTCACGCTGGCGCTGCGCCTGAGCGCAGCCGAACTTGTAGGGCGCTGCACGCAGGATCTCTGCGTACGCCGCTTCAAGTGGTGGCTCCCTGTCGCCGACGTGGTCACGTTCGCAATCTTCGTGGCATCGGTAGCTGGCCGGACGATCACCTGGCGCGGTGTCCGGCTTCGTATCGGCCGTGGCGGCCGGCTGATCCGGACCGGCAACCCGTAA
- the pqqB gene encoding pyrroloquinoline quinone biosynthesis protein PqqB has translation MRVHILGSAAGGGVPQWNCGCLNCCEARREGGTVTARTQSCAAITGDGSAWYLLNASPDAPAQLAAFAALRPNDGAARHNPVAGVLLTNADLDHVLGIALLREGEAMPVWATAEVRRAMESGWNATGLLAAYGGIHWSIAVPGAAEFELCGGLRARCVALTGKPPRYRESQEKSVTGNCVAWLFTDIQTGRRLLVAPDVACLDPQLQDAAETADAVLLDGTFWSDGELREVDPAGRTARDMGHWPVGGPSGSLEWLRSHRAPRRGYLHINNTNPMLRCDSEQAAEVRLHGITIAEDGMEWTI, from the coding sequence ATGCGCGTTCACATTTTGGGTTCGGCGGCCGGCGGCGGCGTGCCGCAATGGAACTGCGGCTGCCTGAACTGTTGTGAAGCTCGCCGCGAAGGTGGAACCGTTACGGCGCGAACTCAATCGTGCGCAGCGATAACGGGAGACGGCTCTGCCTGGTACCTGCTCAACGCATCGCCGGATGCGCCGGCACAGTTGGCGGCGTTTGCCGCCCTCCGCCCCAACGATGGCGCGGCAAGGCACAATCCCGTCGCCGGCGTACTCCTGACAAATGCCGACCTGGATCACGTCCTCGGCATAGCGCTCCTCCGCGAAGGCGAGGCCATGCCGGTGTGGGCAACGGCGGAGGTGCGCCGCGCTATGGAAAGCGGTTGGAATGCAACGGGATTGCTGGCCGCGTATGGCGGCATTCACTGGAGTATCGCCGTACCGGGAGCGGCCGAGTTCGAGCTCTGCGGCGGGCTGCGGGCCAGATGCGTTGCCTTGACGGGCAAGCCACCCCGCTATCGCGAATCGCAAGAAAAATCGGTGACCGGCAACTGCGTAGCCTGGCTCTTCACCGACATACAAACCGGACGCCGACTCCTGGTTGCGCCGGACGTCGCGTGCCTGGATCCTCAGCTGCAGGATGCTGCCGAGACCGCGGACGCGGTGCTCCTTGACGGCACGTTCTGGAGCGACGGCGAACTCCGCGAGGTCGATCCCGCGGGTCGCACCGCCCGGGATATGGGACACTGGCCAGTCGGGGGTCCGTCCGGCTCTCTCGAGTGGTTGAGATCGCACCGCGCGCCACGGCGCGGCTACCTCCACATCAACAACACCAACCCGATGCTGCGGTGCGACTCAGAACAGGCGGCGGAGGTGCGCCTTCATGGCATCACCATTGCTGAAGACGGAATGGAGTGGACGATTTGA